A single genomic interval of Nymphalis io chromosome 30, ilAglIoxx1.1, whole genome shotgun sequence harbors:
- the LOC126779994 gene encoding motile sperm domain-containing protein 2-like: MAKIAEIRLLFETKIKDGIPDPPGPFDPRDLERVKSDKYLYRVLEHSQNNVQQAVQMLYDIMAWRKTNKVNDINEDTVNIDYLKEGIFFTHGRDIDSCLLFILKSKLYIKGTKNIEEVKRVVIYWLERIEREEDGKKITLFFDMDGCGLNNMDIEVIMYMITLLKNYYPYLINYIIVFQLPWILSAGFKIIKGILPTAAVERLRMVNKDKLKELVAPEQALISWGGRNDYIFKFIPENRVNVDKTMKSVTFAEDDSQHSPGEMLSLNPGKLLMFKFENDRIVAQLTIMNMDESCISFKIRTTAPEKYTVRPSSGVLASKTSQTIQIIVSSGFHITSVVKDRFLVVSMQVPSSNISPKELNKIWKNASSKADEYRLKCSCIDIADNKKIEPSQDPESIVFKLNNLQNNHNMLVKSLDMLRMYQLISLFLIFLSIVLGYFSFKNIKQCQY, from the coding sequence ATGGCTAAAATAGCggaaataagattattattcgAAACGAAAATTAAAGATGGCATCCCCGATCCGCCTGGCCCTTTCGATCCGCGAGACTTGGAAAGAGTTAaaagtgataaatatttatatcgcgTGCTAGAACATTCCCAGAATAACGTTCAGCAAGCTGTCCAAATGCTATACGACATAATGGCATggagaaaaacaaataaagtcaACGATATAAACGAAGATACGGTGAATATAGACTACTTAAAAGAAGGGATATTTTTCACTCACGGTAGAGACATAGACAGCTGTTTATTGTTCATTTTAAAGTCTAAGCTTTACATAAAAGGCACTAAAAATATAGAGGAAGTGAAGAGAGTTGTTATTTATTGGCTGGAACGCATTGAAAGAGAGGAAGACGGTAAAAAGATAACTTTATTCTTCGATATGGACGGCTGTGGTCTTAACAACATGGATATTGAAGTTATAATGTACatgataactttattaaaaaactattaccCTTATCTCATCAACTATATCATAGTTTTTCAATTACCGTGGATACTGTCAGCGGGTTTTAAGATTATTAAGGGTATACTTCCCACAGCAGCCGTAGAACGGCTTAGAATGGTTAATAAAGACAAATTGAAGGAATTAGTCGCTCCAGAGCAAGCTTTAATTAGTTGGGGCGGgagaaatgattatatttttaaattcattccaGAGAACAGAGTTAATGTTGATAAAACTATGAAAAGTGTTACATTTGCTGAAGATGATAGTCAACATTCACCTGGAGAAATGTTAAGCTTGAATCCtggtaaattattaatgtttaaatttgaaaacgATAGGATAGTTGCTCAATTGACCATTATGAATATGGACGAGAGTTGTATATCGTTTAAAATAAGAACTACGGCTCCCGAAAAATATACTGTTCGTCCGAGTTCCGGTGTACTGGCAAGTAAGACTTCACAGACTATACAAATTATTGTGAGCTCAGGTTTCCATATAACATCTGTGGTGAAAGATAGATTCTTAGTTGTATCTATGCAAGTTCCGAGTTCAAATATATCTCCGaaagaattaaataagatttggAAAAATGCTAGCAGCAAGGCTGATGAATATAGACTTAAGTGTTCCTGCATAGATATtgcagataataaaaaaattgaaccgAGTCAAGATCCTGAATCAattgtttttaagttaaataacttgCAAAACAATCACAATATGCTTGTAAAAAGTTTGGATATGCTTCGGATGTATCAACTGATCTCTCTGTTTCTTATTTTTCTCAGCATTGTTTTaggttatttttcatttaaaaatataaagcaatgTCAGTATTGA
- the LOC126780130 gene encoding adenosine 5'-monophosphoramidase HINT3-like, producing the protein MAVCIPTLTLAIFQTVKHKTSYSNFLSVLYPKFYVTKTMSSPSSAVEKSSCVFCNIINKLDNTEILYEDEDVCVFRDIKPASDYHILTVPKRHIEDAKCLQPADKELVERMLSVAKEMLQKNNLSLEDARFGYHWPPFRSVRHLHLHTIAPQSKMGLIGRMIFKENSYWFVSPEYVVSRI; encoded by the exons ATGGCTGTATGCATACCAACATTAACATTAGCAATATTTCAAACTGTCAAGCACAAAACGTCATATTCTAACTTTCTGTCAGTTTTATATCCAAAATTTTACGTTACTAAAACAATGAGTTCCCCTAGTTCAGCGGTTGAGAAATCGTCCTGCgttttttgcaatataattaataagttagACAATACAGAAATATTATACGAAGATGAGGATGTATGTGTTTTTCGAGACATAAAGCCAGCTAGCGATTATCATATATTGACCGTGCCCAAACGTCATATAGAAGATGCGAAGTGTTTGCAACCAGCTGATAAAGAActcg TTGAGAGAATGCTGTCCGTAGCCAAAGAAATGCtgcaaaaaaacaatttgtcaCTTGAGGATGCAAGGTTTGGCTACCACTGGCCCCCATTTAGAAGTGTCAGACATTTGCACCTACATACCATAGCTCCTCAATCCAAAATGGGATTGATCGGAAGAATGATTTTCAAAGAGAACTCTTATTGGTTTGTTTCG ccGGAGTATGTTGTTTCAAGAATATGA